One stretch of Eupeodes corollae chromosome 2, idEupCoro1.1, whole genome shotgun sequence DNA includes these proteins:
- the LOC129946822 gene encoding probable elongation factor 1-delta has translation MACPLAAERVWVEKSRYHDAEREYYERLAKLLKGTVSNTNTETQAQVQDRNQPEQEKEPEIEQVVEESVPVTVSPEKTKAKKNKKNTRKSQSPEDMASMAGAFILKKAVAQPQPKKSKKSKVADSEASSSNSLSKDFSPAKDESIPIHSEAAEETKTKKKKKRKFNKDVVVDKQVEEQENIPPNQTSSSIETKTDIQDSTKKSKNLKNKGPASNQCTLVSEIAKARQHIKNSLEKMDGIATLAASPASSDIVDRLAAVEKDNVELRQLIEGLKKVCLQSENRVKSLEQKLSSLNVGSAAPAATKAAPAPSNKNKDEDDDGVDLFASDSEDDDAEAAKIREERLAAYAAKKSKKPALIAKSSLVLDVKPWDDETDMKALEAEVRKITSDGLLWGASKFAPVAFGITKLSISCVVEDDKVSIDWLTEEIEKLEDYVQSVDVAAFNKI, from the exons ATGGCCTGTCCACTTGCAGCAGAACGTGTCTGGGTAGAAAAATCTCGCTACCATGATGCAGAAAGAGAATACTATGAGCGTTTGGCGAAG CTGCTAAAAGGAACGGTAAGCAATACCAATACCGAGACCCAAGCTCAAGTCCAAGACCGAAACCAACCCGAACAAGAAAAAGAACCAGAAATTGAACAAGTTGTAGAAGAATCTGTTCCTGTAACCGTAAGTCCGGAAAAAACCAAAgctaagaaaaataagaagaatacGCGTAAATCGCAAAGTCCTGAAGACATGGCGTCAATGGCAGGTGCGTTTATCTTGAAAAAGGCAGTAGCCCAGCCCCAgccaaaaaaatcaaagaaatccaaAGTAGCGGACTCCGAAGCTTCGTCTTCGAACAGTTTATCCAAAGATTTTTCGCCTGCAAAGGACGAATCAATACCAATACATTCGGAAGCTGCAGAGGAGACAAAGaccaagaaaaagaagaagagaaagTTCAACAAAGACGTTGTTGTAGATAAGCAAGTGGAAGAGCAGGAAAACATACCACCAAACCAAACGTCGTCGTCGATTGAAACAAAAACTGATATTCAAGATTCCACtaagaaatcaaaaaacctcaaaaataaG GGACCGGCTTCAAATCAGTGCACTTTAGTATCAGAGATAGCAAAGGCCAGACAGCACATCAAAAATTCACTTGAGAag ATGGACGGAATTGCAACTTTAGCCGCTTCACCAGCCTCTTCCGACATCGTTGATCGCTTGGCAGCAGTTGAAAAGGATAATGTTGAACTTCGTCAATTGATTGAGGGTTTGAAGAAAGTGTGTTTGCAGTCTGAGAACCGTGTCAAGTCACTCGAACAGAAACTGTCTTCCCTAAATGTCGGCTCCGCAGCACCAGCAGCAACAAAAGCAGCACCCGCCCcttccaacaaaaacaaagacgaaGATGATGACGGCGTTGATTTGTTTGCCTCAGACTCGGAAGATGACGATGCTGAAGCCGCAAAAATCCGTGAAGAACGTTTGGCCGCTTACGCTGCAAAGAAATCAAAGAAGCCCGCTCTTATTGCCAAGTCCAGCCTTGTTCTAGATGTCAAGCCATGGGATGACGAGACTGACATGAAAGCACTAGAGGCTGAGGTGCGAAAAATTACATCAGATGGACTTCTCTGGGGAGCTTCCAAATTTGCACCGGTTGCTTTTGGCATTACAAAGTTGAGCATCTCCTGTGTTGTTGAAGATGATAAGGTTTCTATTGATTGGCTTACTGAGGAAATCGAGAAATTAGAAGACTACGTCCAAAGTGTCGATGTCGCTGCATTCAACAAAATCTAA
- the LOC129948438 gene encoding uncharacterized protein LOC129948438, whose product MSSVTMWTNFSQSSAEDETISNAFCTNGIFKIWSDDLVFKKPQVGASVQNKKMFIAIDKTVVLLEDENIAKCSFLSFNSQIDIVTISNSGNLIVCGLSDGEIHGVCINGIPLFNLSLNQDDVQKKSTIAGIRQVENSYYISCTNGSIYKLTNADESRIQACLNISLKENETVMYNDSIMDSVSIERVTNTKSLNEITAVEIIPLTDKDEYLFISGTKCFLRFQTTLEDTKIIISDSYQGLKNIYNLDSYIIALTNSGHLLEICPYTKLVYQNPFDFDCLIDDLTVMENNENTVELLILTKPDQNGARAMKVVEFPSFKCIYQFDMAKDTWLVNQPKCSVNLYYLSGENINAQGLPQEIEMKLVSETQPAERLKKLIYKGHLEEAEEFGKQFDLSLQPIYEAKSKKILLEMNNITEDNIERFEERFKQLLSLLKLVENKEFFKTIRSYEIPSRRILSLFLDEILRHMDEETDDECIREIKEHQLRLKTLALIDPHECNMDWQRFVYHPNIVQLCSSFLKSEILIACLIWKRHSATIIPQIDPPHIRKLMSLIPANVEPFNLVQWLRHFVPTTVHAYPSLMPYIIDWSIQKTRSLQLSKHWPDIGLEFSTKVSEIFDEIQFLHSDVRRQHEKNIEKLRDLVNALQDLAVLKKSYNLVFTLDNYIKDSLDETAFCILQRVQITNLKSLVNDFLYPIYMERGRSPVKAIRKYITFLVASRQNLSSWLNRAVTSIELLHSEDARLESALLVLQAAPVPWPVAVGPLIKLGESTHPLAQKINIEYEIQIIKIMKVKYGWPADGTDYNMKLVFRIVKADLPEMVDDIIDLTKATPEIQGSANFYCCYELARKGKIDTALRFFNSLGIQQKAECSEKIINIFSEVLEDPNIDEESHSNLFEFFKLMTPQSNSSDQNVLLKIQKCHILRVRFQLNVLTDDLRKEDVRMQLLEKGISHIAHKIKQNKVNVTDVWNEICELSNALDFDKVFGVLELCKALNKIHLSCALAYYTLELVTCTKENDELFIDLAIILIAQQIVLCRNKQDRDTAMATDPLSFPLAYKLLIKALQYGKTFKLEILELLKWVRIVNASYDLDVIEEYYGVEKDVNERILKHFEEIENPKQMNTKPKGQRRNSVSVFDEVVCVQEVRKEKVVKDHTPVVNCVSLALLLIVFEIQPAIYPFNKLKLLTLDEIKVDVGRIKGEFLHSIEILVKSKQHNPWYSVAQYLLEYQKSSDKQIIHSDFVSTQLRRVFRHLLSHKDPNFIDMFAMLITDLQPRLQLENLTHDLKSDVQRVNLLILSEMYNTHIEDMAKVKSIRESRIKQFYFTELCKQDSSIKTKPDIDIVSMGQLMKELRNSMLDVRLLERLSKDFGWDYQQVLVSQVIAVLHLQEPNFEIKVDTFGKEELCMKNSVEEIRNLCQPYINEIKNTELLASKLLNFMSEINYYFYEHYLCVIEILNYINELPKEMQLWNCILIFLKHKMISKRRNRPSQMETDWWLKSHSEIGVLPKISKYRLPFMPIVQQPLKDILDNEINIDNCESWFPLIKMHTVLQANSTQAEILKMQDYFCMSAVKNSISDYKLNVNSDVWNLQPTNNAFLQSILRLVQHVSSKSKVLLILYFVVSHAPDGADQVEASYECYKFTTENENELLSQEKSVETVRKAKRKYPIFKTQHLLHVYGLVEEKLLQLVENPKELVYSLYYHEMILKPNKPDINKVCKEIAELHNLDIDMMQFNLLQKWLSFATMSTEMTTLEETFYEDMNNTMSIGEENDDENVIRAHYILKSWETDKAMQFLVGHIFPADGSVNTSKQLQMFECFSQLNDGSSSYNDVLSQQKYITIKCVHNLKQLGYNFSLDKFADYDKITILKKIWQSHANSQFAMEVIANICLGFKIYIPKIWNGVLRQMVKFNMIRELNALVDVLSCNSHILHTSGLIQAWDCVLKLPFKKANKTRSFEQEELLMKTLFRIQGCPVVSEINLIEIAEDCVRIDRPHMAAVLIVFCCSLSDKEKIKKLITSRLSPNLRKDILELEESGIMPSIINFVMKELNI is encoded by the exons ATGAGCAGTGTTACGATGTGGACGAATTTTTCACAATCATCGGCAGAAGATGAAACAATCAGCAATGCATTTTGtacaaatggaatttttaagATCTGGAGCGATGACCTT GTATTCAAGAAACCTCAAGTTGGCGCCAGTGTccagaataaaaaaatgttcatagcAATTGACAAAACTGTTGTGCTATTGGAAGACGAGAACATAGCCAAGTGCAGCTTTCTGAGTTTTAATTCTCAGATAGATATTGTCACTATTTCGAATTCTGGGAATCTGATTGTGTGTGGTTTGTCGGATGGAGAAATCCATGGAGTGTGTATCAACGGTATCCCATTGTTTAATTT GAGCCTCAATCAGGACGATGTTCAGAAGAAGTCAACTATTGCTGGAATACGACAGGTTGAGAATAGTTACTATATCTCATGTACCAATGGCAGCATCTACAA ACTCACCAATGCTGACGAAAGTCGCATTCAAGCTTGCCTTAATATTTCGTTGAAGGAAAATGAGACTGTTATGTACAATGACAGTATTATGGACAGTGTTAGCATAGAAAGAGTGACTAATACGAAGAGTCTGAATGAAATTACTGCTGTTGAAATCATACCTCTGACAGACAAGGATGAATACCTGTTTATAAGTGGAACGAAGTGTTTCCTTCGATTTCAAACAACCCTCGAAGATACTAAGATCATTATATCAGATAGCTACCAAGgtcttaaaaacatttataacttGGATAGCTACAT CATCGCGTTGACAAACAGTGGTCATTTGCTTGAAATATGTCCATACACGAAATTAGTATATCAAAACCCTTTTGACTTTGATTGCCTTATTGATGATTTGACTGTTATGGAAAACAATGAAAACACAGTTGAACTATTGATACTCACGAAACCTGATCAAAATGGAGCACGTGCCATGAAAGTAGTAGAGTTTCCAT CATTTAAATGCATTTACCAATTTGACATGGCTAAGGATACATGGCTTGTAAATCAACCTAAGTGCTCGGTTAATTTGTATTATCTAAGTGGAGAGAACATAAACGCACAAGGTTTGCCCCAAGAAATTGAAATGAAGTTGGTATCTGAAACACAACCGGCCGAACgtcttaaaaaactaatttacaaGGGCCACTTAGAAGAAGCAGAG gaATTCGGAAAACAATTTGACCTGAGTCTTCAACCTATTTATGAggcaaaatctaaaaaaattcttCTAGAAATGAACAATATAACAGag GATAATATTGAACGGTTTGAAGAACgctttaaacaacttttgaGTTTGCTAAAGCTTGTAGAGAATAAGGAGTTCTTTAAAACGATTCGATCATACGAAATTCCAAGTAGGAGAATACTTTCGTTGTTTTTGGATGAGATCTTGCGTCATATGGACGAAGAG ACGGACGACGAGTGCATCAGGGAAATCAAAGAACATCAGTTACGTTTAAAAACGTTAGCTCTAATAGACCCACACGAGTGCAACATGGATTGGCAACGTTTTGTTTACCATCCAAATATAGTACAGCTATGTTCGTCTTTTCTCAAGTCGGAAATTCTGATAGCTTGCCTTATTTGGAAAAGACATTCAGCGACCATTATACCTCAAATCGATCCACCACACATTCGTAAGCTCATGAGTTTAATCCCAGCTAATGTAGAGCCATTTAACTTGGTGCAATGGCTTCGACATTTTGTACCTACCACTGTGCATGCATATCCCAGCCTGATGCCATATATCATCGATTGGAGTATTCAAAAAACACGATCTTTGCAGTTGTCCAAGCACTGGCCTGACATTGGACTTGAATTTTCTACAAAGGTGTCggaaatttttgatgaaatacaATTTCTGCATtc TGATGTTAGGCGTCAGCATGAAAAAAACATTGAGAAGCTAAGAGATTTGGTTAATGCTTTACAAGATTTGGCAGTTCTTAAAAAGAGCTATAACCTTGTGTTTACTTTGGATAACTACATAAAAGATTCATTGGACGAAACAGCTTTCTGTATTCTGCAAAGAGTTCAAATCACGAATTTGAAAAGTCTTGTCAATGACTTTCTATATCCAATTTATATGGAACGAGGTCGGTCTCCAGTGAAAGCGATAAGGAAGTATATAACATTTCTCGTTGCAAGTAGACAAAATTTAAGTTCCTGGCTTAATCGTGCCGTAACGTCAATTGAACTATTACACAGTGAGGATGCACGTTTAGAGAGCGCTTTGTTGGTTTTGCAG GCTGCTCCTGTACCATGGCCCGTTGCCGTAGGTCCGCTTATTAAATTGGGAGAATCGACTCACCCATTAGCTCAAAAGATAAATATTGAGTATGagattcaaattataaaaatcatgaAAGTCAAGTACGGTTGGCCTGCAGATGGAACAGACTATAACATGAAATTGGTGTTTAGAATTGTTAAAGCTGATTTGCCTGAAATGGTGGACGACATCATAGATCTTACCAAAGCTACCCCTGAAATACAAGGAAGTGCAAACTTCTATTGCTGCTATGAACTCGCGAGGAAAGGGAAGATTGATACTGCATTGCGTTTTTTCAATAGCTTAGGGATCCAGCAAAAAGCTGAATGCAGCGAAAAAATTATCAACATATTTTCg GAAGTTCTTGAGGATCCCAATATTGATGAAGAATCACAcagcaatttatttgaattttttaaactaatgacCCCACAATCCAATTCAAGTGATCAAAACgttcttttgaaaattcaaaagtgTCACATTCTCAGGGTTCGATTTCAATTAAATGTCCTAACAGACGATCTGAGGAAAGAAGATGTTCGAATGCAACTTTTAGAAAAAGGAATATCACACATTGCacacaaaatcaaacaaaataaagtcaaTGTAACCGATGTTTGGAACGAAATTTGTGAGCTTTCGAATGCACTTgattttgataaagtttttgGTGTTCTGGAACTGTGCAAAGcactaaataaaattcatttatcaTGTGCTCTAGCTTACTACACGTTGGAGCTTGTAACCTGTACAAAGGAAAATGATGAACTATTTATTGATCTTGCTATAATACTTATCGCACAACAAATTGTTCTCTGCCGGAATA aaCAAGACAGAGATACTGCAATGGCCACTGATCCACTTTCTTTTCCGCTGGCTTATAAACTTCTTATCAAGGCTTTGCAATATGGAAAAACGTTCAAGTTGGAAATTCTTGAGCTTCTTAAATGGGTGCGAATTGTAAACGCTTCATATGATCTGGACGTGATAGAAGAATATTACGGAGTAGAAAAAGATGTCAATGAGCGG attttaaagcattttgaaGAAATCGAAAATCCTAAGCAAATGAATACCAAACCGAAGGGCCAAAGACGTAACTCTGTGTCTGTCTTCGATGAAGTTGTTTGTGTACAAGAGGTTCGTAAAGAAAAA GTCGTCAAAGATCACACACCAGTTGTTAATTGCGTTTCACTAGCCCTGTTGttaattgttttcgaaattcaaccTGCAATTTATCCTTTTAACAAACTGAAGTTATTGACATTGGATGAAATTAAAGTTGATGTTGGCCG GATTAAAGGAGAATTTCTTCATTCAATCGAAATTTTGGTAAAATCTAAGCAACATAACCCCtggtactctgtagcacagtaTCTATTGGAGTATCAAAAGAGTTCTGATAAACAAATAATCCACTCTGATTTTGTATCAACACAATTACGGAGAGTATTTCGGCATTTACTTTCTCACAAAGACCCTAATTTTATAG ATATGTTTGCAATGTTAATAACAGATTTGCAACCCCGTTTACAACTTGAAAATCTAACGCACGATTTAAAATCTGACGTTCAAAGAGTTAATCTTCTCATATTGTCGGAAATGTATAACACACATATAGAAGATATGGCCAAGGTTAAATCGATCAGAGAGAG ccGCATTAAGCAATTCTATTTTACGGAACTGTGTAAGCAAGATTCTAGTATCAAGACTAAGCCCGACATAGATATAGTATCAATGGGACAGCTTATGAAAGAGCTAAGAAATAGTATGCTAGATGTTCGTCTATTGGAACGACTTAGTAAAGATTTTGGATGGGATTATCAACAAGTATTGGTTTCACAA GTTATAGCGGTCCTTCATTTACAAGAGCCCAACTTTGAAATAAAGGTCGACACATTCGGAAAGGAAGAATTATGTATGAAGAATTCTGTTGAGGAAATAAGAAATCTCTGCCAGCCCTACATAAATGAGATTAAAAATACTGAGCTTTTGGCTTCAAAGCTATTGAACTTCATGTCAGAA ATAAATTACTACTTTTATGAACATTACTTGTGTGTGATAGAAATTCTGAATTACATTAATGAGCTGCCAAAGGAAATGCAGCTGTGGAAttgcattttgatatttttaaaacacaaaatgatttcaaaacgTAGAAATCGTCCATCGCAAATGGAGACAGACTGGTGGTTGAAATCTCATTCCGAAATCGGTGTTCTACCAAAAATCTCCAAGTATCGGTTGCCTTTCATGCCAATTGTTCAGCAGCCTCTCAAAGATATTCTAG ATAATGAAATCAATATCGATAATTGTGAGAGTTGGTTTCCATTGATTAAGATGCACACCGTTTTGCAGGCAAATTCCACACAAgcggaaatattaaaaatgcaagACTATTTCTGTATGTCGGCTGTGAAAAATTCTATTTCCGATTACAAGTTAAACGTGAACTCGGATGTTTGGAATTTGCAACCCACAAACAACGCATTTTTACAATCT attcTGAGATTAGTGCAGCATGTGTCTAGTAAATCGAAAGTCCTActcatactttattttgttgtaagtCATGCTCCAGATGGAGCAGATCAAGTTGAAGCCTCCTATGAATGCTACAAGTTCACCACCGAGAATGAAAATGAACTATTAAGTCAAGAGAAATCTGTAGAAACTGTGCGAAAAGCCAAAAGAAAGTATCCCATTTTCAAAACTCAGCATTTACTTCATGTGTATGGCCTCGTAGAGGAAAAACTACTACAGCTAGTTGAGAATCCAAAAGAGCTTGTCTATTCACTGTATTACCACGAAATGATTCTGAAACCAAATAAACCAGACATCAATAAAGTCTGCAAGGAAATAGCTGAGCTTCACAATTTAGACATAGATATGATGCAATTTAATTTGCTTCAAAAATGGCTGTCCTTTGCAACAATGTCTACAGAAATGACTACTCTCGAGGAGACTTTCTACGAAGATATGAACAATACAATGAGTATAGGGGAAGAAAATGATGACGAAAACGTAATAAG AgctcattatattttaaaaagctggGAAACAGACAAAGCCATGCAGTTCCTTGTCGGACATATATTTCCTGCCGATGG gTCAGTTAACACAAGCAAGCAACTTCAGATGTTTGAGTGTTTCTCGCAGCTTAACGATGGCAGTTCAAGCTACAACGATGTGTTGTCGCAGCAAAAATACATAACCATCAAATGCGTTCATAACTTGAAACAACTCGGCTATAACTTCAGTTTGGATAAGTTTGCGGATTATGATAAgataacaattttgaaaaaaatctggcAGAGCCATGCCAACAGTCAGTTTGCAATGGAAGTGATTGCGAATATTTGTCTgggatttaaaatttatataccAAAAATTTGGAATGGTGTTTTACGGCAGATGGTTAAATTCAATATGATTCGGGAATTGAATGCACTCGTCGATGTTCTGTCTTGCAATTCCCATATACTGCATACCAGCGGGTTAATTCAGGCTTGGGACTGTGTGCTTAAACTGCCCTTCAAAAAAGCCAACAAAACCAGATCTTTTGAACAGGAGGAGTTACTTATGAAAACGCTTTTCAGGATACAG GGCTGCCCCGTGGTtagtgaaataaatttaattgagatTGCAGAGGACTGCGTACGCATAGATCGACCCCATATGGCTGCGGTTTTAATTGTATTCTGCTGTTCGTTAagtgataaagaaaaaataaagaaa ctTATAACATCGCGATTGAGTCCAAACCTGCGTAAAGATATTCTTGAATTGGAGGAATCAGGGATAATGCCAAGTATTATTAATTTCGTTATGAAAGAATTGAATATTTAA
- the LOC129944475 gene encoding obg-like ATPase 1 isoform X2 produces MPPKKVEEPEKKPLIGRVGTNLRVGIVGVPNVGKSTFFNVLTKSAAPAENFPFCTIDPNENKVPVPDERFDFLCEYHKPLSKVPAYLNVVDIAGLVKGAAEGQGLGNAFLSHISACDAIFHLCRAFEDPDVTHVEGEVDPVRDLEIISEELRLKDEEKLIQNLDKLEKVVARGGDKKLKPEYDSMLKVKSILCDEKKHLRFADWNLHDIETLNKYMFLTTKPAIYLINLSDKDFIRKKNKWLAKIKEWVDKNDPGAIIIPFSGQFENNLAEKDETERKIYEEETKCKSVLDKIIVTGYKALQLEYFFTAGPDEVKAWTIQKGTKAPQAAGRIHTDFEKGFIMAEVMHFKDFKEEGSEAMARAAGKYRQQGRNYVVVDGDIIFFKFNAGAGLKDAKKK; encoded by the exons ATGCCACCTAAAAAAGTCGAGGAACCCGAAAAGAAGCCACTGATTGGTCGAGTGGGTACCAATTTGCGAGTGGGAATCGTCGGAGTGCCAAATGTTGGCAAGTCTACCTTCTTCAACGTTCTGACTAAGAGCGCTGCTCCTGCTGAGAACTTCCCTTTCTGCACCATTGATCCCAatgaaaataa GGTACCCGTTCCGGATGaaagatttgattttctttgtgAATATCATAAGCCACTCAG CAAAGTTCCTGCTTATTTGAATGTGGTAGACATTGCAGGATTAGTTAAAGGAGCTGCAGAAGGCCAAGGTTTGGGTAATGCCTTCCTTTCACACATAAGTGCCTGTGATGCTATATTCCATCTTTGCC GAGCTTTTGAGGATCCTGATGTGACCCATGTGGAAGGAGAAGTGGATCCTGTCCGTGATTTGGAAATTATTTCTGAAGAACTGCGTTTAAAAGACGAAGAAAAACTTATCCAAAACTTGGATAAACTAGAGAAAGTTGTTGCACGGGGTGGAGATAAGAAACTCAAACCAGAATATGATTCTATGTTGAAGGTGAAATCTATCCTTTGTGATGAGAAAAAACATTTGCGGTTTGCTGATTGGAATTTACATGAT ATCGAAACATTGAACAAGTACATGTTTCTAACAACAAAACCTGCCATTTACTTGATAAATCTCTCTGACAAAGATTTCATCAGAAAGAAGAACAAATGGTTAGCAAAAATCAAGGAATGGGTCGATAAGAATGACCCTGGAGCCATCATAATTCCATTTTCGGgacaatttgaaaacaatctAGCTGAAAAAGACGAAACAGAACGGAAGATATATGAAGAAGAAACTAAATGCAAATCAGTTCTGGACAAAATCATTGTCACGGGTTATAAAGCATTGCAATTGGAATATTTCTTTACTGCTGGTCCAGATGAGGTCAAAGCTTGGACTATTCAG AAAGGAACTAAAGCTCCCCAAGCCGCTGGTCGCATTCATACAGATTTTGAGAAGGGTTTCATAATGGCGGAAGTTATGCATTTTAAGGACTTTAAAGAAGAAGGCTCCGAAGCGATGGCCAGAGCAGCTGGAAAATATAGACAACAAGGCCGGAATTATGTTGTCGTGGATGGTGacattattttctttaagttcaATGCTGGAGCCGGTTTGAAGGATGCCAAGAAGAAATGA
- the LOC129944475 gene encoding obg-like ATPase 1 isoform X1 — protein MPPKKVEEPEKKPLIGRVGTNLRVGIVGVPNVGKSTFFNVLTKSAAPAENFPFCTIDPNESRVPVPDERFDFLCEYHKPLSKVPAYLNVVDIAGLVKGAAEGQGLGNAFLSHISACDAIFHLCRAFEDPDVTHVEGEVDPVRDLEIISEELRLKDEEKLIQNLDKLEKVVARGGDKKLKPEYDSMLKVKSILCDEKKHLRFADWNLHDIETLNKYMFLTTKPAIYLINLSDKDFIRKKNKWLAKIKEWVDKNDPGAIIIPFSGQFENNLAEKDETERKIYEEETKCKSVLDKIIVTGYKALQLEYFFTAGPDEVKAWTIQKGTKAPQAAGRIHTDFEKGFIMAEVMHFKDFKEEGSEAMARAAGKYRQQGRNYVVVDGDIIFFKFNAGAGLKDAKKK, from the exons ATGCCACCTAAAAAAGTCGAGGAACCCGAAAAGAAGCCACTGATTGGTCGAGTGGGTACCAATTTGCGAGTGGGAATCGTCGGAGTGCCAAATGTTGGCAAGTCTACCTTCTTCAACGTTCTGACTAAGAGCGCTGCTCCTGCTGAGAACTTCCCTTTCTGCACCATTGATCCCAatgaaa GTAGGGTACCCGTTCCGGATGaaagatttgattttctttgtgAATATCATAAGCCACTCAG CAAAGTTCCTGCTTATTTGAATGTGGTAGACATTGCAGGATTAGTTAAAGGAGCTGCAGAAGGCCAAGGTTTGGGTAATGCCTTCCTTTCACACATAAGTGCCTGTGATGCTATATTCCATCTTTGCC GAGCTTTTGAGGATCCTGATGTGACCCATGTGGAAGGAGAAGTGGATCCTGTCCGTGATTTGGAAATTATTTCTGAAGAACTGCGTTTAAAAGACGAAGAAAAACTTATCCAAAACTTGGATAAACTAGAGAAAGTTGTTGCACGGGGTGGAGATAAGAAACTCAAACCAGAATATGATTCTATGTTGAAGGTGAAATCTATCCTTTGTGATGAGAAAAAACATTTGCGGTTTGCTGATTGGAATTTACATGAT ATCGAAACATTGAACAAGTACATGTTTCTAACAACAAAACCTGCCATTTACTTGATAAATCTCTCTGACAAAGATTTCATCAGAAAGAAGAACAAATGGTTAGCAAAAATCAAGGAATGGGTCGATAAGAATGACCCTGGAGCCATCATAATTCCATTTTCGGgacaatttgaaaacaatctAGCTGAAAAAGACGAAACAGAACGGAAGATATATGAAGAAGAAACTAAATGCAAATCAGTTCTGGACAAAATCATTGTCACGGGTTATAAAGCATTGCAATTGGAATATTTCTTTACTGCTGGTCCAGATGAGGTCAAAGCTTGGACTATTCAG AAAGGAACTAAAGCTCCCCAAGCCGCTGGTCGCATTCATACAGATTTTGAGAAGGGTTTCATAATGGCGGAAGTTATGCATTTTAAGGACTTTAAAGAAGAAGGCTCCGAAGCGATGGCCAGAGCAGCTGGAAAATATAGACAACAAGGCCGGAATTATGTTGTCGTGGATGGTGacattattttctttaagttcaATGCTGGAGCCGGTTTGAAGGATGCCAAGAAGAAATGA